The Rufibacter sp. DG15C region CAGCGTTTTTGCCTTGTTTTCCAGAAAAGAGGCCGGAATCAAGTTTACATCATCCTCAAAATGAATCTGCGCGCCTTCTTCTATTAACTTTTGGGTGAGCGGCGTTGGGGTACGGTCATAACCGGCCACCTCAAAGCCTTTAGCCAGAAACCAGCGGGCAATGGCGCTCATGCCTATGCCTCCAATGCCCAAAAAGTAGATATGACGGTACTGGCTCAGGTTCATTTCACTAGCTTGAAGAGTTCTTGTACAATGGTTTCAGCGGCGAAGGGCTTTCCCAATGCGGCAATGTTCTGGCTCAGCTGCTTTTGCTTTTCTGTGTCCTTGACTAAGGCCAGGGCCATGTCCCACAACGTTTGGGCCGCCTCGGCGTCCTTCACCAAGATGGCCGCGTCCTTCTGCACCAAGGCCATGGCGTTCTTGGTCTGGTGGTCTTCGGCTACGTTAGGCGAAGGCACCAGAATGGATGGCTTTTTAGCCAGGCAAAGCTCAGAGATTGACAAAGCGCCGGCCCTGGAGATGACCACGTCTGCGGCGGCATAGGCCAAATCCATCCGCTTCAAGAATTCAAAGGCTTTTATCTGGTCTTGTGGTAACCCGTTCACCGCTTCCTCTGCCAAGGGGAAATAGGTTTTCCCAGTCTGCCAGATAAGGTTGTAGCCCGCCTCCTGGATTTTATGCAGAGCGGCTTGAGTGCTTTGGTTTAAGGTTCTCGCGCCTAAGCTCCCGCCAATCACTAGAAAAGTTTTCCTTTCAGGATTCAAGCCAAAGAAACCCATGGCCTCCTCCCGTTTGCCCACACTGTCTACAATGTCCCGGCGGACCGGGTTGCCTGTCACCTCCAGTTTGCTGGCCGGGAAAAACTTGTACATCGTATCATAGGCCACACACACTTTGTCTACTTTGTTGGCCAGCAGTTTATTGGTGATACCGGCGTGTGAGTTCTGCTCCTGAATAAGCGTAGGGATGTGTTGTTTAGTGGCCGCGTACAAAGTGGGGCCGCTCGCGTAGCCCCCAACGCCTACCACCGCATCAGGTTTGAATTCTTTGATAATCTTGCTGGCCGTTTTTATGCTGGAAATTACCTTCAATGGGAAAGAGAGATTATCTACAGTCAGGCGTCGCTGTAAACCACTGATCCATAATCCTATGATCTTGAAACCAGCTTCTGGCACACGCGTCATTTCCATACGTCCCTTGGCGCCCACAAACAGAATCTCAGCGTTGGGGTGCAGT contains the following coding sequences:
- the murG gene encoding undecaprenyldiphospho-muramoylpentapeptide beta-N-acetylglucosaminyltransferase, with product MQDKIYKFIISGGGTGGHIYPAIAIANEIKRLHPNAEILFVGAKGRMEMTRVPEAGFKIIGLWISGLQRRLTVDNLSFPLKVISSIKTASKIIKEFKPDAVVGVGGYASGPTLYAATKQHIPTLIQEQNSHAGITNKLLANKVDKVCVAYDTMYKFFPASKLEVTGNPVRRDIVDSVGKREEAMGFFGLNPERKTFLVIGGSLGARTLNQSTQAALHKIQEAGYNLIWQTGKTYFPLAEEAVNGLPQDQIKAFEFLKRMDLAYAAADVVISRAGALSISELCLAKKPSILVPSPNVAEDHQTKNAMALVQKDAAILVKDAEAAQTLWDMALALVKDTEKQKQLSQNIAALGKPFAAETIVQELFKLVK